One segment of Streptomyces sp. NBC_01463 DNA contains the following:
- a CDS encoding Gfo/Idh/MocA family oxidoreductase — protein sequence MPEIPAVSRRLVLGGTLATGALAVGIGSAAGASAAPATAPASVLGQAATPRRRAGQKSMINVPFEPHATVRVGVIGLGNRGSGMTTGWSVIPGCVVAAVCDIRADRAKRTADQLVAAGNPRPAEFGGSDGSYAEMLKRDDIDLVYIATPWEFHYEQGRAALLSGKHVVVELPIATELDQLWDLVDTSERTRKNLMLSENCSYGRNELAMLKMAHEGLFGDVTNGHGGYLHDLRSLLFSDTYYTDSWRRLWHTRSTASFYPMHGLAPIAAAMDINRGDRLTTLAATATEPKGLADYRERFLPKSHPSWKETYINGDLVTCQIETAKGRTIRAEHAVSSPRPYSRINSLVGSRGIFEDYAGTSPTGARIYVEPDHGGDTWRDFDAYRKEFDHWLWKELGDEAENGGHGGMDYVLQWRTVQLMRAGLVPDIDVYDSAAWCAPVPLSVKSLAAKGRPVDIPDFTRGSWVNLRTGLDSRTTEMPPVA from the coding sequence ATGCCTGAAATCCCTGCAGTCTCACGCCGTTTGGTCCTGGGAGGAACGCTGGCCACGGGGGCGCTCGCCGTCGGAATCGGATCGGCGGCCGGCGCTTCCGCGGCTCCCGCCACCGCCCCCGCGTCCGTACTCGGCCAAGCCGCGACCCCTCGTCGGCGCGCGGGCCAGAAGTCGATGATCAACGTGCCCTTCGAACCGCACGCGACGGTCCGCGTCGGCGTCATCGGGCTCGGCAACCGCGGCTCCGGAATGACCACGGGCTGGTCCGTCATCCCCGGCTGCGTCGTGGCGGCGGTCTGCGACATCCGCGCCGACCGTGCCAAGCGCACCGCCGACCAACTGGTCGCGGCGGGCAACCCGCGACCGGCGGAGTTCGGCGGCTCGGACGGTTCGTACGCCGAGATGCTCAAGCGCGACGACATCGACCTCGTCTACATCGCGACGCCCTGGGAGTTCCACTACGAGCAGGGCCGGGCCGCGCTCCTGTCCGGCAAGCACGTGGTCGTCGAGCTCCCCATCGCGACTGAGCTCGACCAGCTGTGGGACCTCGTGGACACCTCGGAGCGCACCCGCAAGAACCTGATGCTGTCGGAGAACTGCAGCTACGGACGCAACGAGCTGGCCATGCTGAAGATGGCGCACGAGGGTCTGTTCGGTGATGTCACCAACGGGCACGGAGGCTACCTCCACGACCTGCGGTCCCTGCTCTTCTCCGACACCTACTACACGGACTCCTGGCGCCGGCTCTGGCACACCCGCTCCACCGCCTCCTTCTACCCCATGCACGGACTGGCCCCCATCGCCGCGGCCATGGACATCAACCGCGGCGACCGGCTGACCACCCTCGCGGCCACCGCGACGGAACCGAAGGGGCTCGCCGACTACCGGGAGCGGTTCCTGCCCAAGTCCCACCCGTCGTGGAAGGAGACGTACATCAACGGCGATCTGGTCACCTGCCAGATCGAGACCGCGAAGGGCCGCACGATCCGCGCCGAGCACGCGGTGAGCTCGCCCCGCCCGTACAGCCGGATCAACTCGCTCGTCGGCAGCCGGGGCATCTTCGAGGACTACGCGGGCACCTCGCCCACGGGCGCGCGCATCTACGTCGAGCCGGACCACGGCGGCGACACCTGGCGCGACTTCGACGCGTACCGCAAGGAGTTCGACCACTGGCTGTGGAAGGAGCTCGGCGACGAGGCCGAGAACGGCGGTCACGGCGGCATGGACTACGTCCTGCAGTGGCGCACGGTCCAGCTGATGCGTGCCGGGCTGGTTCCGGACATCGATGTGTACGACTCGGCGGCGTGGTGCGCCCCCGTCCCGTTGAGCGTCAAGTCCCTTGCCGCCAAGGGCCGTCCGGTCGACATCCCGGACTTCACCCGCGGCTCGTGGGTGAATCTGCGCACCGGTCTGGACTCGCGCACCACCGAGATGCCCCCCGTCGCCTGA
- a CDS encoding NEW3 domain-containing protein yields MRPARLMTPLRAATAAAALLLVPAQAASAAPAPPAAASEARTEVTVSAVDLDGPAISTVQVTVKNSAPQRLRSLKVAFAGPVGWAVQPSVQSVSGSLATGASASATFRIQVPEKRSGFVIRTFTATATYQGGDGLGTATGTRTERSGSPQANLAAAYNGVAITDESAPTAGNYDGEGNTFSAQKLASAGLTPGAKVDALGATLTWPDVPAGTKDNVSSSGQAVSLAGKGSGLVFLGSGVGSGATGTATVFYTDGTSASGSFGFPNWSFDPADAHGATLVRSTDGRNRPDGYGNATVKYRVFANSVPLDPSRTVDFVVLPANANVHVFDMAIAP; encoded by the coding sequence ATGAGACCGGCCCGACTGATGACCCCGCTGAGAGCCGCCACCGCGGCGGCAGCTCTCCTGCTCGTTCCCGCCCAGGCCGCCTCGGCCGCGCCCGCGCCGCCCGCGGCGGCCTCCGAGGCGCGGACGGAGGTGACCGTCTCCGCCGTGGATCTCGACGGACCGGCCATCTCGACGGTGCAGGTGACCGTCAAGAACTCCGCGCCGCAGCGCCTGCGTTCACTCAAGGTGGCCTTCGCCGGGCCCGTCGGATGGGCGGTGCAGCCCTCCGTGCAGAGCGTGTCCGGGTCCCTGGCGACAGGAGCATCGGCCTCGGCGACGTTCCGGATCCAGGTGCCGGAGAAGCGGTCCGGGTTCGTGATCCGTACGTTCACGGCGACGGCCACGTACCAGGGCGGCGACGGCCTCGGCACCGCCACCGGTACCCGGACCGAGCGCTCCGGTTCCCCGCAGGCGAATCTGGCGGCGGCGTACAACGGTGTCGCGATCACCGACGAGTCCGCGCCGACGGCGGGGAACTACGACGGTGAGGGCAACACCTTCTCGGCGCAGAAGCTCGCCTCGGCCGGTCTGACGCCCGGCGCGAAGGTCGACGCGCTGGGTGCCACCCTGACGTGGCCCGATGTGCCGGCCGGCACGAAGGACAACGTGTCGAGCTCCGGACAGGCCGTCAGCTTGGCCGGGAAGGGCTCCGGTCTGGTGTTCCTGGGCTCCGGCGTCGGCAGCGGGGCCACCGGCACCGCCACCGTCTTCTACACCGACGGCACGTCCGCCTCGGGGTCGTTCGGCTTCCCGAACTGGTCCTTCGACCCGGCCGACGCCCACGGCGCGACGCTGGTCAGGTCGACGGACGGCCGCAACCGGCCCGACGGATACGGCAACGCCACGGTGAAGTACCGCGTCTTCGCGAACTCGGTTCCGCTGGACCCGTCCAGGACCGTCGACTTCGTGGTCCTCCCGGCCAACGCGAACGTCCACGTCTTCGACATGGCGATCGCCCCCTGA
- a CDS encoding cytochrome P450 has product MNTSPVNAAALPPHRLDPAGGCPHAANARLLAQGAVTPVVLPGEVEGMAVLGHDALKEFLAHPDVAKNARHFATLQDGLIADGWPLKTFATVQGMTTADGADHRRLRSLMSKAFTARRVEELQPRIEALTASLLDGLEGAAVDGVVDLRARFALPLPMGVICELLGVDAGHHDRLHRLSNLIVSTDIGPAEAMAANREMVEVLSAVAADRAESPGDDLTSALIAAREEDGDRLGPHELIGTLMLTIIAGHETTLNLISNAVRALCTHRDQLALVRSGRASWADVVEETLRWDSPVSYFPFRYPTRDLTLAGTLIPKGTPVLAGYSAAGRDTKAHGAGADRFDVTREGGTRHLSLGHGAHYCMGAPLARMEATIALDQLFARFPGLDLAVPEDELPRHASFVGNGVARLPVRLRG; this is encoded by the coding sequence TTGAACACGTCACCGGTGAACGCCGCGGCGCTCCCGCCGCACCGTCTCGACCCCGCGGGCGGCTGCCCGCACGCGGCCAATGCCCGGCTGCTCGCACAGGGAGCCGTCACACCGGTGGTCCTGCCCGGTGAGGTGGAGGGCATGGCGGTCCTGGGACACGACGCGCTCAAGGAGTTCCTCGCGCACCCGGACGTCGCGAAGAACGCGCGGCACTTCGCGACGCTCCAGGACGGGCTGATCGCCGACGGCTGGCCGCTGAAGACGTTCGCCACGGTGCAGGGGATGACCACGGCGGACGGGGCCGACCACCGGCGGCTGCGGTCCCTCATGAGCAAGGCGTTCACCGCGCGGCGCGTGGAGGAACTGCAGCCGCGCATCGAGGCGTTGACGGCATCGCTCCTCGACGGTCTCGAAGGCGCGGCCGTGGACGGTGTCGTCGATCTGCGGGCGCGCTTCGCGCTGCCGCTGCCGATGGGCGTCATCTGCGAACTGCTGGGCGTGGACGCCGGCCACCACGACCGGCTGCACCGGCTGTCCAACCTCATCGTCTCCACCGACATCGGCCCCGCCGAGGCGATGGCCGCCAACCGGGAGATGGTGGAGGTGCTGAGCGCGGTCGCCGCCGACCGGGCGGAGAGTCCCGGGGACGATCTCACCAGCGCGCTGATCGCCGCCCGCGAGGAGGACGGCGACCGGCTCGGCCCGCACGAGCTGATCGGCACGCTGATGCTCACGATCATCGCCGGGCACGAGACGACGCTCAACCTGATCAGTAACGCCGTCCGCGCCCTGTGCACGCACCGGGACCAGCTCGCCCTGGTCCGGTCGGGCCGGGCGAGCTGGGCGGACGTGGTCGAGGAGACGCTGCGCTGGGACAGCCCGGTCAGCTACTTCCCGTTCCGCTATCCCACCCGTGACCTGACGCTGGCCGGCACGTTGATCCCCAAGGGGACGCCGGTGCTCGCGGGCTACTCCGCGGCGGGACGCGACACGAAGGCCCACGGGGCGGGCGCCGATCGCTTCGATGTCACCCGCGAGGGCGGGACCCGGCACCTCTCCCTGGGGCACGGCGCCCACTACTGCATGGGTGCGCCGCTGGCCCGGATGGAGGCGACCATCGCGCTCGACCAGTTGTTCGCGCGCTTCCCCGGCCTCGATCTCGCCGTGCCCGAGGACGAACTGCCGCGCCATGCCTCGTTCGTGGGCAACGGCGTGGCGAGGCTGCCGGTGCGGCTGCGGGGCTGA
- the gap gene encoding type I glyceraldehyde-3-phosphate dehydrogenase produces the protein MTRIAINGFGRIGRNVLRALLERDSDLQIVAVNDLTEPATLARLLAYDSTSGRLGRPVTLDGDVLVVDGHRIKVVAEREPAQLPWAALDVDIVLEATGRFTSAKAARAHLDAGAKKVLVSAPSDGADVTLAYGVNTDAYDPALHTIVSNASCTTNALAPLASVLDRLAGIEHGFMTTVHAYTQEQNLQDGPHRDPRRARAAAVNIVPTTTGAAKAIGLVLPNLEGKLSGDSIRVPVPVGSIVELNTTVARDVTRDEVLAAYRAAADGPLAGVLEYSEDALVSSDITGNPASSIFDSALTRVDGRHIKVVAWYDNEWGFSNRVIDTLELLARG, from the coding sequence ATGACTCGCATCGCCATCAATGGATTCGGCCGCATCGGACGCAACGTGCTGCGCGCCCTGCTGGAGCGTGACAGCGACCTGCAGATCGTCGCCGTCAACGACCTCACCGAGCCCGCCACCCTGGCGCGGCTGCTGGCCTACGACTCGACGTCGGGCCGGCTGGGCCGCCCGGTGACGCTCGACGGGGACGTGCTCGTCGTCGACGGCCACCGCATCAAGGTCGTCGCCGAGCGCGAGCCGGCACAGCTGCCGTGGGCCGCTCTCGACGTGGACATCGTGCTCGAGGCGACCGGCCGCTTCACCTCGGCCAAGGCCGCCCGCGCCCACCTCGACGCCGGCGCGAAGAAGGTACTGGTCAGCGCGCCGTCCGACGGCGCCGACGTCACCCTCGCCTACGGCGTGAACACCGACGCCTACGACCCGGCCCTGCACACGATCGTCTCGAACGCCTCGTGCACGACCAACGCGCTCGCGCCGCTGGCCTCGGTGCTCGACCGCCTCGCCGGCATCGAGCACGGCTTCATGACGACGGTGCACGCCTACACGCAGGAGCAGAACCTGCAGGACGGCCCGCACCGCGACCCCCGCCGCGCCCGCGCCGCCGCCGTCAACATCGTGCCGACCACGACCGGCGCCGCCAAGGCGATCGGCCTGGTCCTGCCGAACCTCGAAGGCAAGCTGTCGGGCGACTCGATCCGCGTACCCGTGCCGGTGGGATCGATCGTCGAGCTCAACACGACGGTCGCCCGCGACGTGACGCGCGACGAGGTGCTGGCCGCCTACCGCGCCGCCGCGGACGGACCGCTCGCCGGCGTCCTGGAGTACTCCGAGGACGCGCTCGTCTCGTCCGACATCACGGGCAACCCGGCCTCGTCGATCTTCGACTCGGCCCTCACCCGTGTCGACGGCCGCCACATCAAGGTCGTCGCCTGGTACGACAACGAGTGGGGCTTCTCGAACCGTGTCATCGACACGCTCGAACTCCTCGCCCGCGGCTGA
- a CDS encoding helix-turn-helix domain-containing protein translates to MPASRLHRTAVLVLEGAKPLDVGIPAQVFTTRASMPYEVRVCGAAPGLVTGGDGLSYHVADGLDALEWADIVFIPGYRFPDRDDPPRPVVEALVAAHDRGARLAAISTGAFALAATGLLDGRRATTHWHYTGALAAKHPLVRVDENVLFVDEGSVLTSAGAASGIDLCLHILRKDLGVAASNHAARRLVAAPYRSGGQAQYVPRSVPEPLGERFAATREWALHRLGAPLTLEALARHAAVSPRTLSRRFVEDTGYTPMQWVMRARVDMARELLERSEHSIEQIAAETGLGTGTNLRLHFQRILGTTPSEYRRTFASGE, encoded by the coding sequence GTGCCCGCCTCCCGCCTCCACCGCACCGCCGTCCTCGTCCTCGAAGGCGCGAAACCGCTCGATGTCGGGATTCCCGCCCAGGTGTTCACGACGCGCGCGAGCATGCCGTACGAGGTGCGGGTGTGCGGAGCGGCGCCCGGCCTGGTGACCGGTGGCGACGGCCTCTCGTACCACGTCGCCGACGGGCTGGACGCGCTGGAGTGGGCCGATATCGTGTTCATCCCCGGCTACCGGTTCCCGGACCGTGACGACCCGCCGCGGCCCGTCGTCGAGGCGCTCGTCGCCGCCCACGACCGGGGCGCGCGGCTCGCCGCCATCTCGACGGGCGCCTTCGCCCTGGCCGCCACCGGTCTGCTCGACGGCAGACGGGCCACGACGCACTGGCACTACACGGGGGCGCTGGCCGCCAAGCACCCACTCGTCAGGGTCGACGAGAACGTGCTGTTCGTCGACGAGGGCAGCGTCCTGACGTCGGCCGGCGCCGCCTCCGGGATCGACCTGTGCCTCCACATCCTGCGCAAGGACCTCGGCGTGGCCGCCTCCAACCACGCGGCCCGGCGGCTGGTGGCAGCGCCGTACCGCAGCGGCGGACAGGCGCAGTACGTCCCGCGCAGCGTGCCCGAGCCGCTCGGCGAGCGCTTCGCCGCCACCCGCGAATGGGCGCTGCACCGGCTCGGCGCCCCCCTCACCCTGGAGGCCCTCGCCCGGCATGCGGCGGTCTCACCGCGCACGCTCTCCCGGCGCTTCGTCGAGGACACCGGCTACACCCCGATGCAGTGGGTCATGCGGGCCCGTGTCGACATGGCCCGTGAGCTGCTCGAACGGTCGGAACACAGCATCGAGCAGATCGCCGCCGAGACCGGACTGGGCACCGGGACGAATCTGCGGCTCCACTTCCAGCGCATCCTCGGCACCACCCCGAGCGAGTACCGGCGCACGTTCGCCAGCGGCGAGTAG
- a CDS encoding aminopeptidase P family protein, whose product MAKGRKNGLYSGISEELSALMRTGWADTEQHDLPPGEQAPYAAGRRAALSARFPGERLVIPSGGLKVRSNDDTYPFRPYSGYVHMTGDQARDGALVLEPRAEGGHDAYCYQLPRDSRDNDEFWTGPTAELWMGRRRSLAESERVLGLPCRDVRTAARDLAAASGAPTRIVRGIDPSLEDALSTDEGRDADLEEALGDLRLIKDEWEIGELRKAVDSTVRGFTDAVGELSGAVASSERWIEGTFLRRARLEGNSVGYGTICAAGDHATIMHWTDNDGPVRPGELLLFDAGVETHTLYTADVTRTLPISGTFTPLQRKVYDAVYEAQEAGMAAVKPGAAYRDFHEAAQRHLAVRLVEWGFIEGPAERAYELGLQRRFTMAGTGHMLGLDVHDCAQARHEEYVGGVLEPGMVLTVEPGLYFQPDDLTVPEEWRGIGVRIEDDLLVTAGGHENLSAGLPRSADDVEAWMARVAG is encoded by the coding sequence GTGGCGAAGGGCCGAAAGAACGGTCTCTACTCAGGGATCTCCGAGGAACTCTCCGCCCTCATGCGGACCGGCTGGGCTGACACCGAGCAGCACGACCTGCCGCCCGGCGAGCAGGCCCCGTACGCGGCCGGCCGCCGCGCCGCCCTCTCCGCGCGCTTCCCCGGCGAACGCCTCGTGATCCCCTCCGGCGGTCTCAAGGTCCGGTCGAACGACGACACCTACCCGTTCCGCCCGTACTCGGGCTACGTCCACATGACGGGCGACCAGGCCCGGGACGGTGCCCTCGTCCTCGAACCGCGCGCGGAGGGCGGCCACGACGCCTACTGCTACCAGCTGCCGCGGGACAGCCGGGACAACGACGAGTTCTGGACCGGTCCCACGGCGGAGCTGTGGATGGGCCGGCGCCGCTCCCTCGCCGAGTCCGAGCGCGTCCTCGGCCTGCCCTGCCGCGACGTCCGCACGGCGGCGCGCGACCTGGCGGCCGCCTCCGGCGCACCGACCCGGATCGTGCGCGGTATCGACCCGTCCCTGGAGGACGCACTCAGCACCGACGAGGGGCGCGACGCGGACCTCGAAGAGGCGCTCGGCGACCTGCGCCTGATCAAGGACGAGTGGGAGATCGGCGAGCTCCGCAAGGCGGTGGACTCCACCGTGCGCGGATTCACCGATGCGGTCGGCGAGCTGTCCGGCGCGGTCGCCTCGTCCGAGCGGTGGATCGAGGGCACGTTCCTGCGCCGCGCACGCCTGGAGGGCAACTCCGTCGGCTACGGAACCATCTGCGCCGCCGGTGACCACGCCACGATCATGCACTGGACGGACAACGACGGCCCGGTGCGCCCGGGCGAGCTCCTCCTGTTCGACGCGGGTGTGGAGACGCACACCCTCTACACCGCCGACGTCACCCGCACCCTGCCGATCAGCGGCACCTTCACGCCGCTGCAGCGCAAGGTCTACGACGCCGTGTACGAGGCGCAGGAAGCCGGCATGGCGGCCGTCAAGCCGGGCGCCGCGTACCGCGACTTCCACGAGGCGGCCCAGCGCCACCTGGCCGTCCGGCTGGTCGAATGGGGCTTCATCGAGGGCCCGGCAGAGCGCGCCTACGAGCTCGGGCTCCAGCGCCGCTTCACCATGGCGGGCACCGGTCACATGCTCGGCCTGGACGTCCACGACTGCGCGCAGGCCCGGCACGAGGAGTACGTCGGCGGCGTGCTGGAGCCCGGCATGGTGCTCACCGTCGAACCCGGTCTCTACTTCCAGCCCGACGACCTCACCGTGCCCGAGGAGTGGCGCGGCATCGGCGTCCGGATCGAGGACGACCTGCTCGTGACCGCCGGGGGCCACGAGAACCTGTCGGCCGGCCTGCCCCGCTCGGCGGACGACGTCGAGGCGTGGATGGCCCGCGTCGCGGGCTGA
- a CDS encoding LuxR family transcriptional regulator yields MTNARLDEALRLLGIGPEARRVYLALLELAPAPLAAIGSASGLGRAELATAYASLVDAGLASAAGEGEDVVAPVPPAAGLEILARHRAAEVEESRLAVGGAFESFRRQRLAAYNDHLVEVVTGDAVGPRTRQAWASARAQIRQFESPPYIPLPGATDDALATLARGVTQRVVYSRESLEHPGHLKDVIEPCIKAGEQARVLPSVPVKLLIIDDAYALVSLSIREADVHNTTLVVQPCGLLSALVALFEQSWQNALPFHGHATRPGGLPPADRRLLWLLAGGASDDVIAREMGISRRTLFRRLAVLMARLGAANRFQMALQAQRAGWL; encoded by the coding sequence ATGACGAACGCGAGACTCGATGAGGCGCTGCGGCTGCTGGGCATCGGTCCGGAGGCGCGCCGGGTCTATCTGGCACTGCTGGAGCTGGCCCCCGCCCCGCTTGCCGCGATCGGCTCCGCGTCCGGTCTGGGGCGTGCGGAACTCGCGACGGCGTACGCGTCGCTGGTCGACGCGGGTCTGGCCAGTGCCGCCGGGGAGGGCGAGGACGTGGTGGCCCCGGTTCCGCCCGCCGCGGGCCTGGAGATCCTGGCCCGGCACCGGGCGGCCGAGGTCGAGGAGTCGCGCCTGGCGGTCGGGGGCGCGTTCGAGTCGTTCCGGCGGCAGCGGCTGGCCGCGTACAACGACCATCTCGTCGAGGTCGTCACGGGGGACGCCGTCGGCCCCAGGACCCGTCAGGCGTGGGCGAGTGCCCGGGCGCAGATCCGGCAGTTCGAGTCGCCTCCGTACATCCCGCTGCCCGGGGCGACGGACGACGCGCTGGCCACGCTCGCCCGCGGAGTGACCCAGCGGGTCGTGTACTCGCGGGAGTCGCTGGAGCATCCGGGCCATCTCAAGGACGTCATCGAACCGTGCATCAAGGCCGGCGAGCAGGCGAGGGTCCTGCCATCGGTGCCGGTCAAGCTCCTGATCATCGACGACGCCTACGCCCTCGTGTCGTTGTCGATCAGGGAGGCCGACGTGCACAACACGACGCTGGTCGTGCAGCCGTGCGGGCTGCTCTCCGCCCTGGTGGCCCTGTTCGAGCAGTCCTGGCAGAACGCCCTGCCGTTCCACGGCCACGCGACCCGGCCGGGCGGTCTGCCACCCGCGGACCGCCGGCTGCTGTGGCTCCTGGCGGGCGGCGCGAGCGACGACGTGATCGCCCGCGAGATGGGGATCAGCCGCCGCACTCTGTTCCGCCGGCTGGCGGTCCTGATGGCCCGGCTCGGTGCCGCGAACCGCTTCCAGATGGCGCTGCAGGCACAGCGCGCCGGGTGGCTGTGA
- a CDS encoding ABC transporter ATP-binding protein/permease, with amino-acid sequence MGSPQSHEAPGRGSVLLALRYYGRELARRKRVTLPAMLLPALGNIGINYAAPLVVAKLVGHIAGDHDTSIASMLPYVLGFAGVLLLAEAFWRVGLHFLNRLAAHSIEHLYVTGMDELYAKDSSFFHDNFAGSLTKRVLSFASRFEDFVDTLTFSVVGSFVPLAFGSVVLWRYEPLLVVGLLAMIAVTGLGVAPLIRRRQVLVGRREAAIARVSGHVADSLMNMDTVRAFAAEKREAAEHRSRVAESRRLTLRSWDYGNLRIDTLVAPMSVLTNALGLLLAVALGGGGNGVEAVVVAFMYYSNATRIMFEFNQIYRRLESSMTEAAQFTELLRTPPALRDPESPEPLLTRAADVRFEQVTFAHAGAQPLFESLDLSVPSGTKIGLVGRSGGGKTTLSRLLLRMTDIDGGRILIGGQDISRLRQADVRGMIAYVPQDPAMFHRTLRDNIAFARPDATDADIRRAAKAAHVTEFADALPEGFDTMVGERGVKLSGGQRQRVALARAILRDAPILLLDEATSALDSESEILVQEALWRLMEGRTALVVAHRLSTVATMDRLVVLDRGRIIEQGTHHELLASHGAYAKLWQHQSGGFLDAPTPQPQRADLR; translated from the coding sequence ATGGGATCGCCTCAATCGCACGAAGCTCCGGGCAGGGGCTCCGTGCTCCTCGCCCTCCGGTACTACGGACGGGAGCTGGCCCGCCGAAAACGGGTGACGCTCCCCGCGATGCTGCTGCCCGCACTGGGCAACATCGGCATCAACTACGCCGCGCCGCTCGTCGTCGCGAAACTCGTCGGGCACATCGCCGGCGACCACGACACCTCGATCGCATCGATGCTCCCCTACGTCCTCGGCTTCGCGGGCGTGCTCCTCCTCGCCGAGGCGTTCTGGCGCGTCGGCCTGCACTTCCTGAACCGCCTCGCCGCCCACTCCATCGAGCACCTGTACGTGACGGGCATGGACGAGCTGTACGCCAAGGACTCCTCGTTCTTCCACGACAACTTCGCCGGATCGCTCACCAAGCGGGTCCTGAGCTTCGCCTCCCGCTTCGAGGACTTCGTCGACACGCTGACGTTCTCCGTCGTGGGCAGCTTCGTGCCACTGGCGTTCGGATCGGTGGTGCTCTGGCGCTACGAACCGCTCCTCGTCGTCGGACTGCTGGCGATGATCGCGGTGACGGGGCTGGGCGTCGCCCCCCTCATCCGCCGCCGTCAGGTCCTCGTGGGCCGGCGTGAGGCGGCCATCGCCCGGGTGTCCGGCCACGTGGCCGACAGCCTGATGAACATGGACACGGTCCGGGCGTTCGCCGCCGAGAAGCGCGAGGCCGCCGAACACCGGTCCCGCGTGGCGGAGTCGCGGCGTCTCACCCTGCGTTCCTGGGACTACGGCAACCTCCGCATCGACACGCTGGTCGCGCCGATGTCCGTACTGACCAACGCCTTGGGCCTGCTGCTCGCCGTCGCCCTGGGCGGCGGCGGCAACGGTGTGGAGGCGGTGGTCGTCGCCTTCATGTACTACTCGAACGCGACCCGGATCATGTTCGAGTTCAACCAGATCTACCGCCGGCTGGAGAGCTCCATGACGGAGGCCGCCCAGTTCACCGAACTGCTGCGGACACCGCCGGCCCTGCGCGACCCCGAGTCGCCGGAACCCCTGCTGACCCGGGCCGCCGACGTCCGCTTCGAGCAGGTGACGTTCGCCCACGCCGGTGCGCAGCCCCTCTTCGAGTCCCTCGACCTCTCCGTGCCCAGCGGTACGAAGATCGGCCTGGTCGGCCGGTCCGGCGGCGGCAAGACGACACTCAGCCGGCTGCTGCTGCGGATGACGGACATCGACGGTGGCCGCATCCTCATCGGGGGCCAGGACATCAGCAGACTGCGCCAGGCCGACGTGCGCGGCATGATCGCGTACGTGCCGCAGGACCCGGCGATGTTCCACCGCACCCTGCGGGACAACATCGCCTTCGCCCGGCCCGACGCCACCGACGCCGACATCCGCCGCGCGGCCAAGGCCGCGCACGTCACGGAGTTCGCCGACGCGCTGCCCGAGGGCTTCGACACGATGGTGGGGGAGCGCGGGGTGAAGCTGTCCGGCGGACAGCGCCAGCGGGTCGCCCTCGCCCGGGCGATCCTGCGCGACGCGCCGATCCTGCTCCTCGACGAGGCGACGAGCGCCCTGGACTCGGAGAGCGAGATCCTCGTCCAGGAGGCGCTGTGGCGGCTCATGGAGGGGCGGACGGCGCTCGTGGTGGCGCACCGGCTGAGCACGGTCGCCACCATGGACCGGCTCGTGGTCCTGGACCGCGGCCGGATCATCGAGCAGGGCACGCACCACGAACTGCTCGCGTCTCACGGCGCCTACGCGAAGCTGTGGCAGCACCAGTCGGGCGGCTTCCTCGACGCCCCCACCCCGCAGCCGCAGCGGGCCGACCTGCGCTGA
- a CDS encoding ATP-binding cassette domain-containing protein, translated as MSSHETAGRPDALLDVRDLRVSFPGKGWRTPDTDVLKGVGLTIRPGETLGLVGESGSGKSTIGRAVLGLAPVRSGSVTFDGERIERAGARRRRALSRDLQVIFQDPYTSLNPARTIGDTLAEPLIGQGAGTREARTRIGDLLDRVHLPSDAAGRLPREFSGGQRQRVAIARALALRPRLVICDEPVSALDLTTQRTVLDLLLEIQQETGVAYLFVSHDLSVVRFMSHRVAVIHRGEIVETGDAAKITSEPDHPYTRTLLLASPVADVAEQRRRREASEQAGTVGRA; from the coding sequence ATGAGCAGCCACGAGACCGCGGGCCGGCCGGACGCCCTGCTCGACGTGCGGGACCTGCGGGTCTCCTTCCCCGGCAAGGGATGGCGCACCCCGGACACCGACGTGCTCAAGGGCGTCGGCCTCACCATCCGGCCGGGCGAGACCCTCGGCCTGGTCGGCGAGTCCGGCTCCGGCAAGTCCACCATCGGCCGGGCCGTCCTCGGCCTCGCCCCCGTACGTTCGGGCTCGGTCACCTTCGACGGCGAACGCATCGAACGGGCCGGCGCACGCCGCCGCCGCGCCCTCAGCCGCGACCTCCAGGTCATCTTCCAGGACCCCTACACCTCACTGAACCCCGCCCGCACCATCGGCGACACCCTCGCCGAACCCCTCATCGGCCAGGGCGCCGGCACCCGCGAGGCCCGGACGAGGATCGGTGACCTGCTGGACCGGGTCCACCTCCCCTCCGACGCGGCGGGCCGCCTGCCCAGGGAGTTCTCCGGCGGCCAGCGCCAACGCGTCGCCATCGCCCGCGCGCTGGCCCTGCGCCCCCGCCTGGTCATCTGCGACGAACCCGTGTCCGCACTCGACCTCACCACCCAGCGCACGGTGCTCGACCTCCTCCTGGAGATCCAGCAGGAGACCGGCGTCGCCTATCTGTTCGTCTCCCATGACCTGTCCGTGGTCCGCTTCATGAGCCACCGGGTGGCGGTGATCCACCGGGGCGAGATCGTCGAGACCGGCGACGCGGCGAAGATCACCTCCGAGCCCGACCACCCCTACACCCGCACCCTGCTGCTCGCCTCACCGGTGGCGGACGTCGCCGAACAGCGGCGGCGGCGCGAGGCATCGGAGCAGGCCGGCACGGTAGGGCGGGCCTGA